The Bryobacteraceae bacterium genome includes a window with the following:
- a CDS encoding asparagine synthetase B, with product MCGIAGYTRLDHPVETGRIRDILGLIRHRGPDAIGFHESDCAALGNTRLSIIDLEHGDQPIFSEDGDTVVVQNGEIYNHAELREELQRRGHRFRTRSDTEVILHAFLEWDTQCFARLRGMFAIALWDERRKRLVLARDRMGIKPLYIFHRGRDLYFGSEVKTILHHPEVERKLDRNGLSYFLSLNYVPAPYTLVEGVEKLLPGEFLEWENGSIRREVYWHLRFAPDPKITLEDAKAELDRLLRLSLREHLIADVPVGVWASGGLDSSTVLHYAAQEASGLKTFSISFRGHSHDESEFFRTVASHYATDHHEFDLNPEQNLTETIEQLAYYSDEPSADAGALPVWYLSQMTRRHVKVALSGEGADELFGGYLTYRADALAMQARRWPSWMRRTGAALARLLPVSDEKIGFDYKARRFLEGTLLPPHDAHFYWNGSFDERTKRSLYDAPRYPRPAELMNTLPTEAFLCGEINRYLWADQKYYLADDILYKCDRMSMAHSLEVRPPFLDHRIVEFAARLPEDFKVRGSVLKFILRELMRDKLPPVILTRPKEGFDIPAHRWFRGPLRPMAEEILSADNVRSTGLFRAEIVEKIKRDHFRRRANYGYQLWGLLTLFLWMRRWNVHA from the coding sequence GTGTGCGGCATCGCGGGCTATACGAGGCTCGATCATCCTGTCGAGACCGGGCGGATTCGCGACATCCTTGGCCTGATCCGGCATCGCGGCCCGGATGCGATCGGATTCCACGAGTCGGATTGCGCAGCCCTAGGCAACACCCGCCTCTCCATCATCGACCTTGAACACGGCGACCAGCCCATTTTCAGCGAGGACGGCGATACCGTCGTCGTGCAGAACGGCGAGATCTACAATCACGCCGAATTGCGGGAGGAACTGCAACGGCGGGGCCACCGGTTCCGCACCCGGTCCGACACCGAGGTCATCCTCCATGCATTTCTCGAATGGGACACGCAGTGCTTCGCGCGGCTGCGCGGCATGTTCGCCATCGCACTGTGGGATGAACGGCGCAAACGTCTGGTCCTTGCGCGGGACCGCATGGGCATCAAGCCTCTTTACATCTTCCATCGCGGCCGGGATCTGTACTTCGGCTCGGAAGTCAAAACGATCCTCCATCACCCGGAAGTGGAGCGGAAGCTCGACCGCAATGGCCTGAGCTACTTCCTGTCGCTGAATTACGTTCCCGCGCCATACACCCTGGTGGAAGGCGTCGAGAAACTCCTGCCCGGAGAGTTTCTCGAATGGGAGAACGGCTCCATCCGGCGTGAAGTCTACTGGCATCTGCGGTTCGCCCCGGATCCGAAAATCACGCTGGAAGACGCCAAAGCGGAACTTGACCGGCTGCTGCGTCTGTCGCTCCGCGAACACCTGATCGCCGATGTCCCCGTCGGCGTGTGGGCCAGCGGAGGGCTGGACTCGTCGACCGTGCTGCACTATGCCGCGCAGGAAGCATCCGGGCTCAAGACCTTTTCCATCTCCTTCCGCGGCCACTCCCACGACGAGAGCGAGTTCTTCCGCACCGTGGCCTCGCACTACGCCACGGACCACCACGAGTTCGACCTGAACCCTGAGCAGAACCTGACGGAAACGATCGAGCAGCTCGCCTACTATTCCGACGAGCCCTCCGCCGACGCTGGCGCGCTGCCCGTCTGGTACCTGTCGCAGATGACGCGCCGCCATGTGAAGGTGGCGCTGTCTGGCGAAGGCGCCGACGAGCTCTTCGGCGGCTATCTCACCTACAGGGCGGACGCGCTCGCCATGCAGGCGCGGCGCTGGCCCTCATGGATGCGGCGCACGGGAGCGGCGCTCGCACGGCTGCTGCCTGTCTCCGACGAAAAGATCGGCTTCGACTACAAGGCGCGGCGCTTCCTTGAGGGGACTCTGCTGCCGCCGCACGACGCGCACTTCTACTGGAACGGCTCTTTCGACGAGCGGACGAAACGCTCTCTTTACGATGCGCCCCGCTATCCGCGCCCCGCCGAGCTGATGAACACGCTTCCGACCGAAGCGTTCCTCTGCGGCGAAATCAACAGGTATCTCTGGGCGGATCAGAAGTATTACCTCGCCGACGACATCCTCTACAAGTGCGACCGCATGTCGATGGCGCACTCGCTGGAGGTGCGGCCGCCTTTTCTCGATCACCGCATCGTCGAGTTCGCCGCGCGGCTGCCGGAGGATTTCAAGGTGCGCGGATCCGTGCTCAAGTTCATCCTGCGGGAGCTGATGCGGGATAAACTGCCTCCCGTGATTCTCACGCGGCCCAAAGAGGGCTTCGACATTCCCGCGCACCGCTGGTTCCGCGGACCGCTGCGGCCGATGGCCGAGGAGATTCTTTCCGCGGACAACGTGCGCAGCACCGGACTGTTCCGGGCGGAGATCGTGGAAAAGATCAAACGGGATCACTTCCGCCGCCGGGCCAATTACGGATATCAGCTCTGGGGCCTCCTGACACTGTTTTTATGGATGAGGCGATGGAACGTCCACGCTTGA